Below is a window of Halomicrobium mukohataei DSM 12286 DNA.
GTCCACACGTCGCTCCTCCAGCAGGTGCGGAACGGACTGGTCGTCGTCGTCGGCATCGCACTCGCGGTCGGGACCGCGGTCCTCGTCGGTATCGCGCTCTCGATCCAGCCCTGGGAAATCCCGCTCGTCAACGTCTTCGGGACCGTCGCGCTCGTCGTCGTCATCACCCTCGCCTTCCTGCCGATCTACTACGTCCTGCCGCCGGTCGACGTGTCGCTGCGAGAGATTCTCCCCGGCGCGGTGATCGCTGCTGGCGGGTGGGTCCTGCTCCAGCTCGGATTTCGCATCTACGCGGCCAGTGCCGGGCAGTACGCTGCCTACGGTATCCTCGGGGCCGTCCTGCTGTTCGTCACGTGGCTGTACTTCGCGAGCATCGTCGTCCTGATCGGCGTCGTCGTCAACGTCGTCTTGCGGGAAGCCGGGATCGGTTCCTCGTCGGAGCCGGCCGGGTAGCTGGCGTCTCCCTCGTTGCGTCTGCGATCCTCGCAGGAACCTGTGGCCCGGTGTCGGGGCGTCGTTCATACTATCGGCTGTGAATCTGTGAACGATTTCGCCACCCCGGGGTGGCGAAGATCTTCACGAAGTTACAGCCGGCAGTATCACTTCTGGAGCCCGAGATCACTGCCTTCGACCGAGCCGTCGTCGATGCGGAACCAGCCGTCGTGTACTGCCCGCTCGGTCGCCTCGGGATCGTTGCAGTACCTGTCCATGACTGTCGGACCGTCGATCAGGACGTCGCTGTCGGCCGAGAGCCCGACGGTAACGCCGGGCAGTGCCTCCCCGACACTGTCGCGCTCGAAGTCGTCGGGGCCGTTGATCGTTCCGACGGCGCTCGTCTCGGTGGTCCCGGACAGTTCACACAGGGGGACACCGAGGCCGTGGAAGAAATCGAGGAGGTGATCGTCGAGGCGACCGGTGCTCGACAGTGCGTAGGTCAGATCGTCGAGCCC
It encodes the following:
- a CDS encoding YihY/virulence factor BrkB family protein, with protein sequence MSIVRSVVTLARDRNVTFLAAGIAYYAFVSIVPLLLLAIAVASTLGGQAFADRVVAVLGRMLSASGQDLVTGALTDTAGRGTASLVGFLVLLWSGLKLFRGLDQAFDEVYAAEVHTSLLQQVRNGLVVVVGIALAVGTAVLVGIALSIQPWEIPLVNVFGTVALVVVITLAFLPIYYVLPPVDVSLREILPGAVIAAGGWVLLQLGFRIYAASAGQYAAYGILGAVLLFVTWLYFASIVVLIGVVVNVVLREAGIGSSSEPAG